In Desulfovibrio sp. 86, the following proteins share a genomic window:
- the nadB gene encoding L-aspartate oxidase has protein sequence MNASRRHVPVLIIGSGIAGCTAALTLADAGYEVLLINAGAQLADGNSELAQGGIIYRADTPAHAAADTASSPVKQKAEPQGDALALEKDILVAGHNYNYEKAVRFLCSQGPACVDSMLIERAKVPFDRNEDGSFNLAREGGHSAPRILHCRDYSGRAMMDGLTAQVMAHPRITRLHRRAAIDLLTSHHHAKNSQLRYEVDNRCLGAYVLNEDSGEPETILADWTVLATGGVGQVFLHSTNAAGCVGTGVSMAFRAGVSLANLEFMQFHPTALYEERSNRRSLITEAMRGEGARLLNHKGQAFMKDYDARADLAPRDVVSQAMMDEMLHNGAPCLFLDVSGVQQDLPTRFPTVFQKCLEAGIDIRREPIPVVPAAHYFCGGVLTDVRGRTSMRGLYAIGECACTGLHGANRLASTSLLEALVWGVSCGKDLSRRLNSERGLSNKLAASIPDWLHEGDERRDDPALVAQDWANIRNTMWNYVGISRTEARLRRAFEDMRDLVRHIHDFYKHTRISRRLVDLFHGSQTAYVITQAAMRNPTSLGCHHRVD, from the coding sequence GTGAATGCCAGTCGCCGTCATGTGCCCGTATTGATAATCGGTTCGGGCATTGCCGGATGCACCGCCGCCCTGACCCTGGCCGACGCCGGTTATGAAGTGCTTCTCATCAATGCCGGAGCCCAACTGGCCGACGGCAATTCCGAACTGGCGCAAGGGGGTATCATCTACCGCGCCGACACCCCCGCGCACGCGGCTGCCGACACTGCCAGCAGCCCGGTCAAACAGAAGGCCGAACCTCAGGGCGATGCCCTGGCCCTGGAAAAAGACATTTTGGTCGCGGGCCATAATTACAACTATGAAAAAGCCGTGCGCTTTCTTTGCAGTCAGGGCCCCGCATGCGTTGACAGCATGCTCATCGAGCGCGCCAAGGTTCCCTTTGACCGCAATGAAGACGGCAGCTTCAACCTCGCGCGCGAAGGCGGGCACTCCGCCCCCCGCATCCTGCACTGCCGTGACTATTCCGGCCGCGCCATGATGGACGGCCTGACGGCACAGGTCATGGCGCACCCACGCATCACGCGACTGCACCGCCGCGCCGCCATCGACCTTCTGACAAGCCACCACCACGCCAAAAATTCGCAACTGCGCTACGAGGTCGATAACCGCTGCCTGGGGGCCTATGTGCTCAACGAGGACAGCGGCGAACCCGAAACCATCCTGGCCGACTGGACAGTGCTCGCCACAGGCGGCGTGGGGCAGGTTTTTTTGCATTCAACCAACGCGGCCGGTTGCGTTGGCACGGGCGTGTCCATGGCCTTTCGCGCTGGCGTGTCGCTGGCCAATCTGGAATTCATGCAGTTTCACCCCACGGCCCTGTATGAGGAGCGCAGCAACCGCCGCTCCCTCATCACCGAGGCCATGCGCGGCGAGGGCGCGCGCCTGCTCAATCACAAGGGGCAGGCATTCATGAAAGATTACGATGCGCGCGCGGATCTCGCCCCGCGTGACGTGGTGTCGCAAGCCATGATGGACGAAATGCTGCACAACGGCGCGCCCTGCCTCTTTCTGGACGTAAGCGGCGTGCAGCAGGACCTTCCCACACGCTTTCCCACCGTGTTCCAGAAATGCCTTGAGGCGGGCATCGACATCCGCCGTGAGCCCATCCCCGTGGTGCCGGCCGCCCACTATTTCTGCGGCGGCGTGCTCACGGACGTGCGCGGGCGCACCTCCATGCGCGGGCTTTACGCCATAGGCGAATGCGCCTGCACGGGCCTGCACGGGGCCAACCGCCTTGCCAGCACGTCCCTGCTCGAGGCCCTTGTGTGGGGCGTCAGTTGCGGCAAGGATCTGTCCCGCCGCCTGAACAGCGAACGCGGCCTTTCAAATAAACTCGCCGCCTCCATCCCCGACTGGCTGCATGAAGGCGACGAGCGGCGCGACGACCCGGCCCTGGTGGCGCAGGACTGGGCCAATATCCGCAACACCATGTGGAACTACGTGGGCATTTCACGCACAGAGGCCCGCCTACGCCGGGCCTTTGAAGACATGCGCGACCTTGTGCGCCATATACACGACTTTTACAAGCATACACGTATTTCCCGCCGTCTGGTGGACCTTTTTCACGGTTCGCAGACGGCCTACGTCATCACCCAGGCAGCCATGCGCAACCCCACAAGCCTGGGTTGTCACCACCGGGTGGACTGA
- a CDS encoding sulfite exporter TauE/SafE family protein: MACVFRECFKRGARDYTARLVLLPVMLFLFLAAPVAVLAQNGDQTRPAAQSSAPASGSVTAAPAATATFVDGSALLAASSTVQDSGQVLEQASSQPVDMTPIDNHPWWFWPLALLGFCFILGIIAVMAGVGGGVLFVPLVSGFFPFHLDFVRGAGLLVALAGALAAGPGLLRRNFANLRLALPVALIASACAIVGAMLGLALPTDVIQTCLGATILAIAVLLLLSKNSVRPVVNKQDAIGMALGMDGVFLEPSTGEVVEWKTHRTLAGLLLFIVIGIMAGMFGLGAGWANVPVLNLLMGAPLKVSVGTSKFLLSITDTSAAWVYLNQGCVIPLMAIPSIVGLMLGSVVGVRLLAVAKPKFIRYMVIFVLLFSGVKALMKGLGW; encoded by the coding sequence ATGGCCTGTGTTTTTCGTGAATGCTTCAAAAGAGGCGCAAGGGATTATACGGCAAGGCTCGTGCTGTTGCCCGTCATGCTTTTTCTGTTTTTAGCCGCGCCGGTGGCGGTTCTGGCCCAGAACGGGGACCAGACTCGGCCCGCCGCGCAGAGTTCGGCTCCCGCTTCCGGTTCCGTGACCGCCGCTCCCGCAGCGACCGCCACTTTTGTGGATGGATCGGCCCTTCTGGCGGCGTCGTCCACAGTGCAGGATTCCGGCCAGGTTCTGGAGCAGGCTTCCTCGCAACCGGTTGACATGACCCCCATCGATAATCACCCCTGGTGGTTCTGGCCCCTTGCCCTGCTGGGTTTCTGCTTTATTCTCGGCATCATCGCCGTCATGGCCGGCGTTGGCGGCGGCGTGCTCTTTGTGCCGCTGGTCAGCGGCTTCTTTCCCTTTCATCTCGACTTCGTGCGCGGAGCGGGTCTGCTGGTTGCCCTGGCGGGCGCACTGGCAGCCGGTCCCGGTCTGCTGCGCCGTAATTTCGCCAACCTGCGTCTTGCCCTGCCCGTGGCGCTGATCGCTTCAGCCTGCGCCATCGTTGGGGCCATGCTGGGTCTGGCTTTGCCCACCGATGTCATCCAGACATGCCTTGGCGCTACCATTCTGGCCATTGCCGTGCTTTTGCTGCTCTCCAAAAACTCCGTGCGTCCCGTGGTGAACAAACAGGACGCCATTGGCATGGCCCTGGGCATGGACGGCGTTTTTCTTGAGCCCAGCACCGGCGAAGTGGTGGAATGGAAAACCCACCGCACGCTGGCGGGCCTTTTGCTCTTTATCGTCATCGGCATCATGGCGGGCATGTTCGGCCTTGGAGCCGGATGGGCCAACGTGCCTGTGCTCAACCTGCTCATGGGCGCGCCGCTCAAGGTGAGCGTGGGCACATCCAAGTTCCTTCTTTCCATTACAGACACCTCCGCCGCCTGGGTGTATCTCAACCAGGGCTGCGTTATTCCCCTTATGGCGATTCCCTCCATCGTGGGCCTTATGCTCGGTTCCGTGGTCGGTGTGCGCCTGCTTGCCGTGGCCAAGCCAAAGTTCATCCGTTATATGGTGATTTTTGTGCTTCTTTTCTCCGGCGTCAAAGCCCTCATGAAGGGCTTGGGCTGGTAG
- the nadA gene encoding quinolinate synthase NadA: protein MQNISAEIQAIKRQLGDKLCIMGHHYQNDAVVQHCDITGDSLELARRVPQVDADFIVFCGVYFMGESAALLAKPGQSVYLPSLDADCLMSQMTPAPLARKVLEQLYATGRRIIPLAYVNTDLALKAVVGEYGGAVCTSANAGVMLQWAMKQGDGVLFLPDRHLGNNTATALGIPPHDRHVLRIGSKGLVEPETQALDRKLLLWPGCCAIHARFDPDDVREMRAAHPGCRVIAHPECREDVIAVCDGAGSTSFLIKDAARVAAEAPGSTLIVGTENNLVHRLADHFKGQCRIIPLGHAICGNMAKVTEKKLWTILTEIVSQKATPLEIEAQLCPPARLSLTRMLEACGL, encoded by the coding sequence ATGCAAAATATCAGTGCCGAAATTCAGGCTATCAAGCGACAATTGGGCGACAAACTCTGCATCATGGGGCACCACTACCAGAATGACGCCGTGGTGCAGCACTGCGACATTACGGGAGACTCCCTGGAGCTGGCCCGGCGCGTGCCCCAGGTTGACGCGGACTTTATTGTTTTTTGCGGTGTGTATTTTATGGGCGAATCCGCCGCGCTCCTGGCCAAGCCAGGGCAGTCCGTCTATCTGCCAAGCCTGGACGCTGACTGCCTCATGTCGCAAATGACGCCCGCCCCCCTGGCCCGCAAAGTTCTGGAACAGCTCTACGCAACCGGGCGCAGGATCATTCCCCTGGCCTACGTCAACACAGACCTAGCCCTCAAGGCCGTTGTGGGCGAGTACGGCGGCGCGGTCTGCACTTCGGCCAACGCGGGCGTCATGCTGCAATGGGCCATGAAACAGGGAGACGGCGTGCTCTTTCTGCCCGACAGGCATCTGGGCAACAACACGGCCACGGCCCTTGGCATACCGCCGCATGACCGGCACGTGCTGCGCATAGGTTCCAAGGGGCTGGTCGAGCCGGAAACTCAGGCCCTGGACAGAAAACTGCTGCTCTGGCCCGGCTGCTGCGCCATCCACGCCCGCTTTGACCCCGACGACGTGCGCGAAATGCGCGCCGCCCACCCCGGCTGTCGCGTCATTGCGCACCCCGAATGCCGCGAAGACGTCATTGCCGTCTGCGACGGCGCGGGCTCCACATCCTTTCTCATCAAGGACGCGGCCCGCGTGGCTGCCGAAGCGCCTGGCTCCACACTTATCGTGGGCACAGAAAACAACCTTGTTCACCGCCTGGCCGACCACTTTAAGGGCCAGTGCCGCATTATCCCCCTGGGCCACGCCATTTGCGGCAATATGGCCAAGGTGACGGAAAAGAAGCTTTGGACTATACTGACTGAAATTGTTTCACAAAAAGCCACTCCTCTGGAGATTGAGGCGCAACTTTGCCCCCCCGCCCGTCTTTCATTAACCCGTATGCTTGAAGCATGCGGCCTGTGA
- a CDS encoding response regulator — protein MALRILLADDEKDFVETLAERLELRGHSVRVVFDGLAALSAVAEETPDVVVLDLLMPGLPGDEALHRLKAAQPELPVILLTGHEVVDDTGLSPACQAYACLTKPLSFNVFLETLEAAVRECRETASRQGGRA, from the coding sequence ATGGCCTTGCGTATACTTCTGGCTGACGATGAAAAAGATTTTGTCGAAACCCTGGCAGAAAGGCTTGAACTGCGCGGGCACAGCGTGCGCGTGGTTTTTGACGGCCTTGCGGCTCTCAGCGCCGTGGCTGAAGAAACGCCCGACGTGGTGGTGCTCGATCTGCTCATGCCGGGCCTTCCCGGCGACGAGGCTTTGCACCGCCTCAAGGCGGCGCAGCCTGAACTGCCAGTGATTCTGCTTACAGGGCACGAGGTTGTGGATGACACGGGACTTTCACCCGCGTGCCAGGCCTATGCCTGCCTGACCAAACCCCTGAGCTTCAATGTTTTTCTTGAAACTTTGGAAGCTGCAGTCCGTGAGTGCCGCGAGACCGCGTCTCGCCAAGGAGGCCGCGCATGA
- the mgtE gene encoding magnesium transporter yields MADYKDKQHSRAQEGMGQDDACGVQAAVSRPDSQSGLQPDMSASSAPASLASERPAPANPAFGDSERAAEVNADADRAENRAEDHVEDRADPGAGTPGHASTQDESAANTSFKDDEYDADYSDQEFIHPADMADHLENLSLEKQVSTLSSMSKEDAADALAELDGNVAVDVLENLDTDVAAQIIAEMSPDDAADVLDELDEDHRDALLEKLTREDSDELRSLLNFDPDSAGGAMNTELILLECNQTVDEAIAHIRSEMAEKESPYYGYVVDSHDVLVGVLSLRDLMLARPGTIVGDAAAGQSVISVTYDTDRREVASLLSHYNFMAMPVVDNDGHIMGVITYDDIMDIMHEEASADMLGMVGADPEESVDTPWKESVRKRLPWLFVNMFNSALSASVVYMFEGSIAEMAVLAVLMPMVANQAGNTGQQALAVMIRQLATDRFDQKKAWMAVVREGKIGIVTGIVMAFTAFVGAWMFTGVATIGAVMGGALMCDMLLGAVSGGSIPLIFRALGRDPAHASSIFLTTITDGAGFFIFLGLASLFLL; encoded by the coding sequence ATGGCAGATTACAAAGATAAACAGCACAGCAGGGCCCAAGAGGGCATGGGGCAGGACGACGCCTGTGGAGTCCAGGCTGCGGTTTCGCGGCCAGACTCGCAGTCGGGCCTGCAGCCAGACATGTCCGCAAGTTCCGCGCCTGCAAGCCTCGCGTCTGAAAGGCCCGCACCCGCAAATCCCGCTTTCGGCGACAGTGAACGCGCCGCAGAAGTGAATGCGGATGCTGACCGCGCCGAAAACCGCGCCGAAGACCACGTTGAAGACCGCGCCGATCCCGGGGCGGGGACTCCTGGGCACGCCTCAACGCAGGACGAGTCTGCCGCCAATACCTCTTTCAAAGATGATGAATACGACGCCGACTATTCGGATCAGGAGTTTATTCATCCGGCCGATATGGCCGATCATCTGGAAAATCTCAGCCTTGAAAAGCAGGTGAGCACGCTTTCCAGCATGTCCAAGGAAGATGCCGCCGATGCCCTGGCCGAACTTGACGGCAATGTGGCCGTTGACGTGCTGGAAAATCTGGATACAGACGTTGCCGCCCAGATTATTGCCGAAATGTCCCCGGACGACGCCGCCGACGTGCTGGATGAGCTGGACGAGGACCACCGCGACGCCCTGCTGGAAAAGCTGACCCGCGAAGACTCCGACGAATTGCGCAGCCTGCTCAATTTTGACCCGGATTCCGCAGGCGGGGCCATGAACACCGAGCTCATCCTGCTGGAATGCAACCAGACCGTGGATGAGGCCATTGCCCATATCCGTTCTGAAATGGCCGAAAAAGAAAGCCCCTATTACGGCTATGTGGTGGATTCGCACGACGTGCTTGTGGGCGTGCTTTCCCTGCGTGACCTCATGCTGGCCCGCCCCGGCACCATCGTGGGCGACGCGGCGGCCGGGCAGAGCGTCATCAGCGTCACGTACGACACGGACAGGCGCGAAGTGGCCAGCCTGCTTTCGCACTACAACTTCATGGCCATGCCCGTTGTGGATAATGACGGGCACATCATGGGCGTCATCACCTATGACGACATCATGGACATCATGCATGAAGAGGCCAGCGCCGACATGCTGGGCATGGTGGGCGCCGACCCGGAAGAAAGCGTGGACACGCCCTGGAAGGAGAGCGTGCGAAAACGCCTGCCATGGCTGTTCGTGAACATGTTCAACTCGGCCCTCTCGGCTTCGGTGGTGTACATGTTTGAAGGCAGCATAGCCGAAATGGCGGTGCTGGCCGTGCTCATGCCCATGGTGGCCAATCAGGCGGGCAATACGGGGCAGCAGGCCCTGGCCGTCATGATCCGCCAGTTGGCCACAGACCGCTTTGACCAGAAAAAAGCCTGGATGGCAGTTGTGCGCGAAGGCAAAATCGGCATTGTGACCGGTATTGTCATGGCTTTTACAGCCTTTGTGGGCGCGTGGATGTTCACGGGCGTGGCCACCATCGGCGCTGTCATGGGCGGCGCGCTTATGTGCGACATGCTCCTGGGCGCTGTTTCCGGCGGTTCGATACCGCTTATTTTTCGTGCCCTCGGGCGTGATCCTGCGCACGCATCCAGTATTTTTCTCACCACAATAACGGACGGAGCGGGATTTTTTATTTTTCTCGGGCTGGCGTCACTTTTTCTCTTATAA
- the nadC gene encoding carboxylating nicotinate-nucleotide diphosphorylase — MYTPWAAFFSPEGQRLLQQCIDLALEEDGPELTAMGLFAPDAYLNAAIRAKQDTLVVGLPVIGPVFRSLGSPFKWQALAAEAAPVPAMTVVARISAPAVAMLKAERVILNFITHLSGIANLTARYVRELEGTGVRLLDTRKTTPGMRWPEKYAVQAGGACNHRKNLAEMLMLKDNHIDAAGSITAAVATLRARYAPCPPIEVECRTLEHVREAIAARADRIMMDNMEGPLLSEALALVPADIETEVSGGVRLENIRKLALTAPRRPDFISVGRLTHSAVAADFSMTLLPA; from the coding sequence ATGTATACGCCCTGGGCCGCTTTTTTTTCACCTGAAGGACAGCGGCTTCTCCAACAATGTATAGACCTCGCCCTGGAAGAAGACGGCCCCGAACTGACCGCCATGGGCCTTTTTGCTCCCGACGCGTATCTGAACGCAGCCATACGCGCCAAACAGGACACCCTGGTGGTGGGGCTGCCCGTCATCGGCCCGGTGTTCCGCAGTCTGGGCTCACCTTTCAAATGGCAGGCCCTGGCCGCCGAGGCAGCCCCCGTGCCCGCCATGACCGTTGTGGCCCGCATCTCGGCCCCCGCCGTAGCCATGCTCAAGGCCGAGCGCGTCATCCTCAACTTTATAACCCATCTTTCAGGCATAGCCAACCTTACGGCCCGCTACGTGCGTGAGCTTGAAGGCACGGGCGTGCGCCTGCTCGACACCCGCAAGACCACTCCCGGCATGCGCTGGCCTGAAAAATACGCCGTTCAGGCGGGCGGCGCGTGCAATCACCGCAAAAACCTTGCGGAGATGCTCATGCTCAAGGACAACCACATTGACGCCGCAGGCTCCATCACGGCGGCAGTGGCCACCCTGCGCGCCCGCTACGCTCCCTGCCCGCCCATCGAGGTTGAGTGCCGCACTCTTGAACATGTGCGCGAAGCCATAGCGGCGCGCGCCGATCGCATTATGATGGACAATATGGAAGGCCCGCTTCTGAGCGAGGCCCTGGCCCTTGTCCCGGCTGATATTGAAACCGAGGTGAGCGGCGGCGTCCGCCTTGAAAATATCCGCAAGCTCGCGCTTACAGCCCCCCGCAGGCCAGACTTCATCTCCGTGGGGCGGCTTACCCACTCCGCAGTGGCGGCGGACTTCAGCATGACGCTGCTGCCGGCCTGA
- a CDS encoding response regulator gives MTQTQSEICRILLVDDHKLLMEGVRSLLAPYAHLRVVGMALTGGEAVALAASMSPHLMVLDLGMPGMNGVETGRAVLEVRPGTRILVYTGHEDQRWLPELIDIGIMGHVRKSEPPGVLLRAIESVRQGNIFLSFSDPGGRLAALLRARRQAADETGGEGGSDLNALSPREKEIFRLLADGWSVKAIAGDLHISPKTVETHKYNLLTKLQAGSVGDLVKIAIRHGLLKV, from the coding sequence ATGACACAGACGCAAAGCGAAATCTGCCGCATCCTGCTGGTGGATGACCACAAACTGCTGATGGAGGGCGTGCGCAGCCTGCTTGCGCCCTACGCCCATCTGCGGGTTGTGGGCATGGCGCTTACCGGAGGGGAGGCCGTGGCCCTGGCCGCCTCCATGTCGCCGCACCTGATGGTGCTGGATCTCGGCATGCCCGGCATGAACGGCGTTGAAACGGGGCGCGCCGTGCTGGAGGTACGCCCCGGCACGCGCATTCTTGTCTACACAGGGCATGAGGACCAGCGCTGGCTGCCGGAACTTATCGACATAGGCATCATGGGCCACGTGCGCAAGTCTGAACCGCCGGGGGTGCTGCTGCGCGCCATCGAAAGCGTGCGCCAGGGCAACATCTTTTTGAGTTTTTCCGATCCTGGGGGGCGGCTGGCGGCCCTGCTGCGCGCGCGCCGACAGGCCGCCGACGAAACGGGCGGCGAAGGGGGGAGCGACCTGAACGCGCTTTCACCCCGCGAAAAAGAAATATTCCGTCTTCTGGCAGATGGATGGAGCGTCAAGGCCATTGCCGGCGATCTGCACATCAGCCCAAAAACTGTTGAAACCCACAAGTATAATCTCCTCACCAAACTACAGGCTGGGTCTGTGGGGGATCTGGTCAAGATCGCCATCCGCCACGGCCTGCTCAAGGTCTGA
- a CDS encoding DUF1634 domain-containing protein produces the protein MNTVDVKNNIKASPAQLRYADTLFYGSLIGFVTMLITYALYVFGVLEPQIPLDEMPRLWTHSAAAYRAAGNIPQGWGWLALVGKGDICNFLGIAFLAALTIFCFVQLAWSLARHKQWLMMCIAIAEVLVLSLAASGVLVAGAH, from the coding sequence ATGAATACTGTGGATGTAAAAAACAACATCAAGGCATCACCGGCGCAGCTGCGTTACGCCGATACGCTGTTTTACGGTTCGCTCATTGGCTTTGTGACGATGCTGATCACGTACGCCCTCTATGTGTTCGGCGTGCTTGAACCGCAGATTCCCCTTGATGAAATGCCGCGACTTTGGACGCACAGCGCCGCCGCCTACCGTGCTGCGGGGAACATTCCCCAGGGATGGGGCTGGCTTGCGCTCGTGGGCAAGGGGGATATATGCAACTTCCTGGGCATTGCCTTTCTTGCGGCCCTGACGATTTTCTGCTTTGTGCAGCTTGCCTGGAGCCTGGCCCGGCATAAGCAGTGGCTCATGATGTGCATTGCCATTGCGGAAGTGCTGGTTCTGAGCCTGGCTGCGTCCGGCGTGTTGGTGGCCGGGGCGCACTAG
- a CDS encoding sensor histidine kinase, with the protein MFAVIKNTFAHLLEVPDAVSPARYRSLRRLMTMLMVAVSVTPLLLLSGISHVQYTRTLEREVESPIYALARKSQAALELYLGERESTVSFIAHAYTFKDLADERTLNRIFLSLRSEFQGFVDMGLVNSEGMQISYVGPYKLKGVDYAGKPWLRETEIKSRYMSNVFLGYRGYPHMVIAVHRMEESGISWTLRVAVDTLRLQQVLSAVGPEQDTDVFLVDREGVLQTDSNLYGKALESCPLPTLQATAETVVRTITEPSGRKLMIASCGLAGTDFTLLAVKPTADAFRPWTALRTELLIVLGGGVALIVLVSHLLMKQLINRLQASDERRVAVFAQMEHNQKLSSIGRLAAGVAHEVNNPLAVIYEKAGLARDLINLGQMGGEDKDKDRLNTLLEGIESTVERARGITHRLLGFARRMEANRQSLHIEEVIAETLSFLEREAKNRGVSLQMDLDDNLPEIVSDRGQLQQIFLNIVGNALDAVTGSQLPGDARNGQQRFVKVQCVPSGGSALEVTVCDNGRGMPPEVLRHIFEPFYSTKKDKGTGLGMFITYGIVRRLGGEIRVESEEGRGSTVYVTLPLTPPDGSVEV; encoded by the coding sequence ATGTTTGCCGTTATAAAAAACACGTTCGCACACCTGCTGGAAGTGCCCGATGCCGTGTCACCGGCACGGTATCGCTCGCTCCGGCGGCTTATGACCATGCTGATGGTGGCGGTGTCTGTAACGCCGTTGCTGCTGCTCTCGGGCATAAGTCATGTGCAGTATACCAGAACCCTCGAGCGTGAGGTGGAAAGCCCCATCTACGCGCTGGCCCGCAAGTCGCAGGCGGCTCTGGAGCTGTATCTTGGCGAGCGTGAATCCACCGTGAGCTTCATCGCCCATGCCTATACGTTCAAGGATTTGGCGGATGAGCGCACCCTTAACCGGATTTTTCTGTCCCTCAGAAGCGAGTTTCAGGGCTTCGTGGACATGGGGCTGGTCAATTCCGAAGGCATGCAGATTTCCTACGTGGGGCCGTACAAGCTCAAGGGCGTGGACTATGCGGGCAAGCCCTGGCTGCGCGAAACGGAAATCAAAAGCCGCTACATGAGCAATGTTTTTCTGGGTTACCGTGGCTATCCGCATATGGTCATAGCCGTTCACAGGATGGAAGAAAGCGGCATTTCATGGACCCTGCGCGTGGCTGTGGACACGCTGCGCCTGCAGCAGGTGCTTTCCGCCGTGGGGCCGGAGCAGGACACCGACGTTTTCCTGGTGGACAGGGAAGGCGTGCTGCAGACAGATTCCAACCTCTACGGCAAAGCCCTGGAATCCTGCCCACTGCCCACGCTCCAGGCCACGGCCGAAACCGTGGTGCGCACCATTACCGAGCCGTCCGGGCGCAAGCTCATGATTGCCTCGTGCGGGCTGGCGGGCACGGATTTTACCCTGCTGGCGGTCAAGCCCACGGCTGACGCCTTCCGCCCCTGGACGGCCCTGCGTACCGAACTGCTGATTGTTCTGGGCGGCGGCGTGGCGCTTATTGTGCTTGTGTCGCACCTGCTCATGAAGCAGCTCATCAACAGGCTTCAGGCCAGCGATGAACGCCGGGTGGCCGTTTTTGCCCAGATGGAGCACAACCAGAAGCTTTCCTCCATAGGGCGGCTGGCTGCGGGAGTGGCCCATGAGGTCAACAATCCCCTGGCCGTCATTTATGAAAAGGCCGGGCTGGCGCGTGACTTGATCAACCTGGGGCAGATGGGCGGCGAGGACAAGGATAAGGACAGGCTCAATACCCTGCTTGAAGGCATTGAAAGCACGGTGGAGAGGGCGCGCGGCATCACCCACAGGCTGCTGGGCTTTGCCCGGCGCATGGAGGCCAATCGCCAGAGCCTGCATATTGAGGAAGTTATTGCCGAAACCCTGTCATTTCTTGAGCGTGAGGCCAAGAACCGGGGCGTCAGCCTGCAAATGGATCTGGACGACAATCTGCCCGAAATTGTCTCTGACCGTGGCCAGTTGCAACAGATTTTTCTGAACATCGTGGGCAATGCGCTGGACGCCGTGACGGGCAGCCAGCTTCCCGGGGACGCAAGAAACGGACAGCAACGCTTTGTGAAAGTGCAGTGCGTTCCCTCAGGCGGCAGCGCGCTTGAGGTCACCGTGTGCGATAATGGCAGGGGTATGCCTCCAGAGGTGTTGCGGCACATTTTCGAGCCGTTCTATTCCACCAAAAAAGACAAGGGCACCGGGCTTGGCATGTTTATCACCTACGGCATCGTGCGCCGTCTTGGCGGCGAAATCCGTGTGGAAAGTGAAGAAGGTCGCGGTAGTACCGTGTACGTGACCCTGCCTTTGACCCCGCCCGACGGCTCTGTGGAGGTATAG
- a CDS encoding HAMP domain-containing histidine kinase, translated as MNTSQCTARLLASAVHDMRNVLAVIRESAGLAQDLAALADSSAARNGGGALAGKQRLEAALAEAQRSVGQGAALAEAMDYLAQSGGAESGEHSGPCDLARVNRSFCLLAGRQARAAQIGLVSGECSEPVWASVPPMDVLRALLEIFDLCASVGGQVQLRFTAGRRQKEEGIVVEVLEGANRELALAAMTGSPMLSGMRPGWRAALMPWREQGPRFFLSLSACDSDAA; from the coding sequence ATGAATACCAGTCAATGTACGGCCCGCCTGCTGGCGTCAGCAGTGCACGACATGCGCAACGTGCTTGCGGTGATTCGTGAATCTGCCGGCCTTGCGCAGGATCTGGCGGCCCTTGCCGACTCTTCCGCCGCCAGGAACGGTGGCGGCGCGTTGGCGGGAAAACAGCGGCTTGAAGCCGCCCTGGCCGAGGCGCAACGCTCTGTGGGGCAGGGAGCCGCGCTGGCCGAAGCCATGGACTATCTGGCCCAGTCCGGCGGCGCGGAAAGCGGCGAACACAGCGGCCCGTGTGATCTGGCCCGCGTGAACCGCAGCTTTTGCCTGCTGGCAGGCCGTCAGGCCCGCGCGGCGCAAATTGGCCTTGTGAGCGGCGAATGCTCGGAGCCAGTGTGGGCGTCTGTGCCTCCTATGGATGTGCTGCGCGCCCTGCTTGAAATTTTCGACCTCTGCGCCTCGGTGGGCGGTCAGGTGCAACTGCGTTTCACCGCCGGACGTCGCCAGAAGGAAGAAGGTATTGTGGTGGAAGTGCTGGAAGGAGCCAACAGGGAATTGGCTCTGGCTGCCATGACGGGCAGTCCCATGCTCAGCGGCATGCGCCCCGGCTGGCGGGCCGCGCTCATGCCCTGGCGAGAGCAGGGGCCGCGCTTCTTTCTTTCACTTTCCGCCTGCGACTCAGATGCAGCATAA